One Halococcus salsus genomic window, GCTCGCCGAGCCGAAGATAATGACCGCAAGACCGTTCAGTCACGCGACCTCTAAAACGAGTTCGAATGCGGTAGAGACCCACTTTGATGTAGAACACAGATACAAGCAAGCGCCGCTTCTGTGCTGTGCGCTTAGACGATGAGTCTCCAGATGCAGGCGTCCTTGGTTACCCCACAATTCCCGGGATTGCTCCGAACGTGGGGTAACTAACCTCGCAGGACACCGGGTTTCCACTGTAACTTCGGAAAATCGCTGGTCGAATTACGCACTCGGTGTCTTGGTTTTGGTCGCACTCTCAATCTGAGGGGTCGGAGAGAAGCAGGAGGTCCTGGATATGAACAGAGGCGGTGGTCACGATATTGAATGTGAACTCTCGCTCATAACCCCATATGTTCAGTAGGAAGGGGGCTCCGCACTAGTCTTCACCCACTATTCGAATCAGGGTCTCACTCCAATGTTTGTTAAGACACAGAACCGCGGACATGGTGGGGTCAGGCGTTACCCCACGATGTGGAGAAATCGAATACGTGGGGTAACTACGAGTGCCGCCGAGCTCGGCTTCGCCGTCGCGAACATGCACATCGAGTTATGCGGTTCCTCATTGGTGATATGTGCGTGTACCGATGGAGCTCATGAAGTGAGGTTATTTAGCACTGCTACTTTCAGTTCAGATGACTCCAATGGCTGAGCGCCCGAACGTAGACCGATATCTGGACGCCCTCGAAATTCAGAATGTCGTTGCCTCATCAGCGATCGGTCAGGAGATTGATCTTGAGGCTCTCGCTATGGATCTCGAGGGCGTGGACTTCGACCCGGAGAAGTTCCCCGGCCTGATCTATCGAATTGAGGAGCCACACGCAACAGCGCTGATCTTCCGCTCCGGGAAGTTAGTTTGTACTGGGGCAGACTCCGTCGATGGAGTCCATGAAGCACTCGCATCAACCTTTGAAACACTCGGCAACTTAGGTCTCAGTGTAGACGATGACCCGGCTATCACCGTGCAGAATATCGTTGTGAGTGGCGACCTTGGTGAGAGGCTGAATCTCAACGCGATCGCAATCGGGCTTGGGCTCGAAGCTATCGAATACGAGCCGGAACAGTTCCCAGGACTTGTCTATCGCTTGGAGGAGCCTGCTGTCGTTGCCCTCCTGTTTGGGTCGGGAAAGACAGTTCTCACGGGTTGCAAGCAGCTCGAGGATGCCGAAGAGGCGACAAACGTTCTCGTTGAGCGGCTCTCAGACCTTTCTCTTCTTGGCTGATGATGACTTCTGGATGAGATTTCGACTGAGGGCTATTCTTACCTCCGGAAATGATAGTGTGTCCTGCGGAACCTCCGGAAACGGTGGTCGATTTCTCTAGTCTGTGCGACCCCTCTATAACGCCTACGAGCCTTCTAGTATTTTTGAGTAGTAAGAACACTACGCGATGCAGAGATCGTAAAAATACTACACGTACTTCACAACTCATAGTACTCGTAACGTTTGCGAGTACTCTACCCTCTCAACTCTGGAACGCCCTTAGATACTTTTTCAGGTGAGAACCCGGGGGCTAATAGCCGAGGTAATCGTTCAGTGTGGCGAATTCCTCAGGGGAGAACGGCACAGTTGTCTCACCTTTCTGCTTGCGCTATTTGACTGGCTTTGAGTTCCCCGGAGAGGTCAACCTGCGGGTAGGGGATATCGATACCGGCCTCATCGAAGCGCCGCTTGACATTAGTTACGTACTCGCCGCGAGTTTTCAGGAAGTCAGCTCGGTTCGGATCTGCGATCCAAAATCGGGAGGTGAGGCCAACATAGGAGTCCGCAAGCGCTCCCTCAGTACTCATTCGAACAGTCGGGGCTGGGTCATCAAGGATATCCGGATGTTTCTGTGCTTCCTCGACAATAATGTCGGTTGCACGTTCGATATCGTCGTCATACCCGATTCCAAACGTGAACTGGAGCCGGAGTTCGCCCTTCTTGACTGGGTTCTTGATTACGTCGCTGGTCAGTACTGCATTCGGAACGGTGAGGACCTCGTTATCGAAAGTACGTACCCTAGTTACTCGGAAGGAGATGTCCTCAACGACACCCGCATACGCTCCGTGCTCCCACTCGATCCAGTCACCGATTCGG contains:
- a CDS encoding TATA-box-binding protein, which encodes MAERPNVDRYLDALEIQNVVASSAIGQEIDLEALAMDLEGVDFDPEKFPGLIYRIEEPHATALIFRSGKLVCTGADSVDGVHEALASTFETLGNLGLSVDDDPAITVQNIVVSGDLGERLNLNAIAIGLGLEAIEYEPEQFPGLVYRLEEPAVVALLFGSGKTVLTGCKQLEDAEEATNVLVERLSDLSLLG
- a CDS encoding mechanosensitive ion channel family protein, whose translation is MSLTDPHLPERVLQAGTPTPNGTGTNVSDVISNPELGPVGAFLHNLNVPYYKVLGALITFVAAAFILYSLGRIFVIPFVNRLLDRRGLDTHEKRPLLRLGKLLVAFISIGIAFRVAGYQGLLTSLAAIGAAATLAIGFALQNTLSNFVAGVFIYTDRPFRIGDWIEWEHGAYAGVVEDISFRVTRVRTFDNEVLTVPNAVLTSDVIKNPVKKGELRLQFTFGIGYDDDIERATDIIVEEAQKHPDILDDPAPTVRMSTEGALADSYVGLTSRFWIADPNRADFLKTRGEYVTNVKRRFDEAGIDIPYPQVDLSGELKASQIAQAER